In Nasonia vitripennis strain AsymCx chromosome 2 unlocalized genomic scaffold, Nvit_psr_1.1 chr2_random0004, whole genome shotgun sequence, a single window of DNA contains:
- the LOC116416282 gene encoding protein phosphatase 1 regulatory subunit 15A-like, with product MTIKDSFKRTIQIHLPGGSTKYNNNNNNKMETFNSSKEKCVRFKEEPTIHLMYTWRFAHHQARCGKWEEAARDRERFRRRIVQTNEIIMPVLLKKLKEM from the exons ATGACGATAAAAGATTCCTTCAAGAGAACAATACAGATACACTTGCCTGGGGGCAGTACAAaatacaacaacaacaacaacaacaaaatgg AAACGTTTAATTCCAGCAAAGAGAAGTGTGTACGATTCAAGGAAGAGCCTACCATTCACTTGATGTATACATGGAGATTTGCGCATCACCAAGCTCGATGTGGGAAGTGGGAGGAGGCTGCACGTGATCGAGAACGTTTCAGACGAAGAATTGTGCAGACaaatgaaattataatgccagtacttttgaaaaaattgaaggaAATGTAA
- the LOC103316163 gene encoding uncharacterized protein LOC103316163 has product MIPYAKQNKGFKYLLTVIDVFSKKLKSRNHFKRAKFKIGDKVRVSRNKEVFDKGYTPNWSTEVLTITRVSPTKPYTYHLKDYYDKPIAGGFYEEELLKTKYSDIYLIEKVLKKSGNTVYVKWLSFDNTHNSWINKNDM; this is encoded by the exons ATGATTCCATATGCTAAGCAGAATAAAGGGTTTAAATACCTGCTCACAGTCATTGATGTATTCTCAAA AAAGCTGAAGAGTAGAAATCATTTCAAGCGagctaaatttaaaattggtGATAAAGTTCGTGTGAGTAGAAACAAGGAGGTTTTCGACAAAGGCTATACACCCAATTGGTCAACCGAAGTCCTTACAATAACCCGAGTTTCACCCACGAAGCCCTACACTTATCATCTAAAGGACTATTATGACAAGCCAATAGCTGGAGGATTCTATGAGGAAGAACTTCTCAAAACTAAATATTCAGATATCTATTTGATTgagaaagttttgaaaaaaagtggtaATACAGTTTATGTAAAATGGCTAAGTTTTGACAATACTCACAATAGTTGGATAAATAAGAATGATATGTAA